One genomic region from Ornithinicoccus hortensis encodes:
- a CDS encoding methylmalonyl-CoA mutase subunit beta, with product MSTPPSTGHLPLAPGHEATREDWEKAVAGVLRKSGRLAADAPDSDIWQALTGTTLDDIAVLPLGIPEADAGLPDPGLPGQAPFTRGAGATRPFGAWDIRARFEDPDAERTAQHVTDDLENGVTSLWLVLGKGGIDLQDLDTVLEPVLLDLAPVVLDAPEEPVRAASAFVRHLVHRELTPAPGTNLGANPIGHRDKRPMAKEVVRDVADLAAREGLRAIMVDGTAVHDRGGSDVQELAYTIAAGAEYLRLLAQAGHSPDTSAGLIEFRYAATAEQFPTIAKFRAARQLWARVLELSGVPAERRGQAQHAVTSRPMMTRYDPYTNMLRTTVAAFSAAVGGAGAVTVLPFDEPLGLPEGFSRRIARNTSSLLAAESHVAAVTDPAGGAHAVERLTQDLAEAAWELFGRVEENGGLIHDLKDGSWDRAIAAVVRRRRQQVALRTRPITGLSEFPQVAETLPQRRPYAVPREVVRNGADFEELRDAPAATPLFVATMGPVAQHTARATFLTNLLTAGGITARTVGATTGVDDVLAAYRGEPVVALAGNDAAYAGWGEELVAALRAAGARRVILAGTPRPGQQVDDHAAAGDNALDFLHRTREHLDRPQPETSQEGDQ from the coding sequence ATGTCGACGCCGCCCAGCACCGGACACCTACCGCTCGCGCCGGGCCACGAGGCCACCCGGGAGGACTGGGAGAAGGCCGTCGCCGGGGTCCTGCGCAAGAGCGGTCGACTGGCCGCCGACGCCCCGGACTCCGACATCTGGCAGGCCCTGACCGGCACCACCCTGGACGACATCGCGGTGCTCCCGCTCGGGATTCCCGAGGCCGACGCCGGGCTGCCCGACCCGGGCCTGCCGGGGCAGGCCCCGTTCACCCGGGGCGCGGGCGCGACCCGTCCGTTCGGCGCCTGGGACATCCGTGCCCGCTTCGAGGACCCCGACGCGGAGCGCACCGCCCAGCACGTCACCGACGACCTGGAGAACGGCGTCACCTCCCTGTGGCTGGTCCTCGGCAAGGGCGGCATCGACCTCCAGGACCTGGACACCGTCCTGGAGCCGGTGCTGCTGGACCTGGCGCCGGTCGTGCTGGACGCCCCCGAGGAGCCGGTCCGGGCGGCGTCGGCCTTCGTCCGCCACCTCGTGCACCGCGAACTCACCCCCGCTCCGGGCACCAACCTCGGCGCCAACCCGATCGGTCACCGCGACAAGCGCCCGATGGCCAAGGAGGTCGTCCGGGACGTCGCCGACCTCGCCGCCCGCGAGGGCCTGCGGGCGATCATGGTCGACGGCACCGCTGTGCACGACCGCGGCGGCTCCGACGTCCAGGAGCTCGCCTACACGATCGCGGCCGGCGCGGAGTACCTGCGGCTGCTGGCCCAGGCCGGCCACAGCCCGGACACCTCCGCCGGACTCATCGAGTTCCGGTACGCCGCCACCGCCGAGCAGTTCCCGACCATCGCCAAGTTCCGCGCGGCCCGCCAGCTCTGGGCGCGGGTGCTGGAGCTCAGCGGGGTGCCCGCCGAGCGCCGCGGGCAGGCCCAGCACGCGGTCACCTCCCGCCCAATGATGACCCGCTACGACCCCTACACCAACATGCTCCGCACCACGGTCGCCGCCTTCTCCGCGGCCGTCGGGGGCGCCGGAGCCGTGACCGTCCTGCCCTTCGACGAGCCCCTCGGGCTGCCGGAGGGCTTCAGCCGCCGCATCGCCCGCAACACCTCCAGCCTGCTGGCCGCCGAGTCGCACGTCGCGGCGGTCACCGACCCGGCCGGCGGGGCGCACGCCGTCGAGCGGCTCACCCAGGACCTCGCCGAGGCGGCCTGGGAGCTCTTCGGCCGGGTCGAGGAGAACGGCGGTCTGATCCACGACCTCAAGGACGGCTCCTGGGACCGCGCCATCGCCGCGGTGGTCCGGCGGCGCCGCCAGCAGGTGGCCCTCCGCACCCGCCCCATCACGGGGCTGAGCGAGTTCCCCCAGGTCGCCGAGACCCTGCCGCAGCGCCGCCCGTATGCGGTCCCCCGCGAGGTCGTCCGCAACGGCGCGGACTTCGAGGAGCTGCGCGACGCGCCCGCGGCCACCCCGCTCTTCGTCGCCACCATGGGCCCCGTCGCCCAGCACACCGCCCGCGCCACCTTCCTGACCAACCTGCTCACCGCCGGCGGCATCACCGCCCGCACGGTCGGGGCCACGACCGGCGTCGACGACGTCCTGGCGGCCTACCGTGGGGAGCCCGTCGTGGCGCTGGCCGGCAACGACGCCGCGTATGCCGGGTGGGGCGAGGAACTGGTCGCCGCCCTCCGCGCGGCCGGGGCCCGGCGCGTGATCCTGGCCGGCACCCCCCGCCCGGGCCAGCAGGTCGACGACCACGCGGCGGCCGGGGACAACGCGCTCGACTTCCTGCACCGCACCCGCGAGCACCTGGACCGACCCCAGCCCGAGACGAG
- a CDS encoding beta-class carbonic anhydrase, whose product MTETPRTEPFADLLAANRRYAESFAQGGFDGIAHAGVAVVTCMDSRIEPLAMLGLHHGDAKIFRNPGGRVTEQAMEALVLGVHLLGVRRILVLPHTRCAMSSSSEEELQRQVGASAGMDASWQRFRVVTDQLEALRADVHIVESHPLIPDSTAIGGFLYDVDTGLLTRHA is encoded by the coding sequence GTGACCGAGACACCACGGACAGAGCCGTTCGCCGACCTGCTGGCGGCGAACCGGCGGTATGCCGAGTCCTTCGCCCAGGGCGGCTTCGACGGCATCGCACACGCCGGGGTGGCGGTCGTCACCTGCATGGACTCCCGGATCGAGCCGCTGGCGATGCTCGGCCTGCACCACGGGGACGCGAAGATCTTCCGCAACCCCGGTGGTCGCGTGACCGAGCAGGCGATGGAGGCGCTGGTCCTCGGGGTGCACCTGCTCGGGGTGCGCCGGATCCTGGTGCTGCCGCACACCCGGTGCGCCATGTCGTCCAGCTCCGAGGAGGAGTTGCAGCGGCAGGTCGGCGCCTCGGCGGGGATGGACGCCTCGTGGCAACGCTTCCGGGTGGTCACCGACCAGTTGGAGGCGCTGCGGGCCGACGTGCACATCGTGGAGTCCCACCCGCTGATCCCCGACTCCACCGCAATCGGCGGTTTCCTGTACGACGTGGACACCGGCCTGCTCACCCGGCACGCCTGA
- a CDS encoding fumarate hydratase produces the protein MPDFRYSDLLPIGADDTPYRLVTTEGVQVLDGPGGRRFLQVAPEALRLLTETAMHDIAHYLRPGHLRQLRAILRDPEASNNDKFVALDLLKNANIAAGGVLPMCQDTGTAIVMGKRGQHVLTTGPDEEAISRGVFDAYTRLNLRYSQMAPITTWEERNTGSNLPAQIELYADTTPGHESAYKFLFMAKGGGSANKSFLYQETKALLNPSRLMEFLDEKLRSLGTAACPPYHLAIVLGGTSAEFALKTAKYASARYLDTLPTEGTMAAHGIRDPELEEQVHELTRGFGIGAQFGGKYFCHDVRVIRLPRHGASLPVAIAVSCSADRQALGKITADGVFLEQLETDPAQFLPEEVDADLDAETVGVSGTGKQSSVPIDLNQPMDRIREELSKHPVKTRVSLTGPLVVARDLAHAKIKERLDAGEPMPDYLRDHPVYYAGPAKTPEGMPSGSFGPTTAGRMDSYVEQFQAAGGSLVMLAKGNRSQQVTDACQRHGGFYLGSIGGPAARLAQDCIRSVEVLEYEELGMEAVWKIEVENFPAFIVVDDSGNDFFASVSKPLAMTIERRPGL, from the coding sequence ATGCCCGACTTCCGGTATTCCGATCTGCTCCCCATCGGTGCGGACGACACCCCGTACCGTCTGGTGACCACCGAGGGGGTGCAGGTGCTGGACGGCCCCGGGGGTCGGCGGTTCCTCCAGGTCGCGCCCGAGGCCCTGCGGCTGCTCACCGAGACCGCGATGCACGACATCGCGCACTACCTGCGGCCGGGGCACCTGCGCCAGCTCCGCGCGATCCTGCGGGACCCCGAGGCGTCCAACAACGACAAGTTCGTCGCGCTGGACCTGTTGAAGAACGCCAACATCGCCGCGGGCGGTGTCCTGCCGATGTGCCAGGACACCGGCACCGCGATCGTGATGGGCAAGCGGGGGCAGCACGTCCTCACCACGGGACCGGACGAGGAGGCCATCTCCCGTGGGGTCTTCGACGCCTACACCCGGCTCAACCTGCGCTACTCGCAGATGGCGCCGATCACCACCTGGGAGGAGCGGAACACCGGCTCCAACCTGCCGGCCCAGATCGAGCTGTATGCCGACACCACCCCCGGTCACGAGTCGGCATACAAGTTCCTCTTCATGGCCAAGGGCGGGGGCTCGGCCAACAAGTCCTTCCTCTACCAGGAGACGAAGGCGCTGCTGAACCCGTCGCGGCTGATGGAGTTCCTGGACGAGAAGTTGCGCTCGCTGGGGACGGCGGCCTGCCCGCCCTACCACCTGGCGATCGTCCTGGGGGGCACCTCGGCGGAGTTCGCGCTGAAGACGGCCAAGTACGCCTCGGCGCGGTACCTGGACACGCTGCCCACCGAGGGCACGATGGCCGCCCACGGCATCCGCGACCCCGAGCTGGAGGAGCAGGTGCACGAACTCACCCGTGGCTTCGGGATCGGTGCCCAGTTCGGCGGCAAGTACTTCTGCCACGACGTCCGGGTGATCCGGCTCCCCCGGCACGGTGCCAGCCTGCCCGTGGCGATCGCCGTGTCCTGTTCGGCGGACCGTCAGGCGCTGGGCAAGATCACCGCCGACGGGGTCTTCCTGGAGCAGCTGGAGACCGACCCGGCCCAGTTCCTGCCCGAGGAGGTGGACGCCGACCTGGACGCCGAGACGGTCGGGGTCTCCGGGACCGGCAAGCAGTCGTCCGTGCCGATCGACCTGAACCAGCCGATGGACCGGATCCGGGAGGAGCTGAGCAAGCACCCGGTCAAGACGCGCGTCTCCCTCACCGGACCGCTCGTCGTGGCCCGGGACCTGGCCCACGCCAAGATCAAGGAGCGGTTGGACGCCGGCGAGCCGATGCCGGACTACCTGCGCGACCACCCGGTGTACTACGCCGGGCCCGCCAAGACCCCCGAGGGGATGCCCTCCGGGTCGTTCGGTCCCACGACCGCGGGACGGATGGACTCCTACGTCGAGCAGTTCCAGGCGGCGGGGGGATCCCTGGTGATGCTGGCCAAGGGCAACCGCAGCCAGCAGGTCACCGACGCCTGCCAGCGGCACGGCGGGTTCTACCTCGGCTCGATCGGCGGGCCCGCGGCGCGGCTCGCCCAGGACTGCATCCGGTCCGTCGAGGTCCTGGAGTACGAGGAGCTGGGTATGGAGGCCGTCTGGAAGATCGAGGTGGAGAACTTCCCCGCCTTCATCGTCGTCGACGACTCGGGCAACGACTTCTTCGCGAGCGTGAGCAAACCACTGGCAATGACCATCGAGAGGCGGCCGGGACTGTGA
- a CDS encoding extracellular solute-binding protein translates to MRQSRYRSRVAVMLCAASATMGLAACGGDDGGTAQLNWYINPDGQDTLAAIADRCSTDDYNIAIQLLPASATDQRTQLARRLAAEDSSTDLMSLDPVFVAEFANAGWLERFPDDVAGRVVDDDVLSGAADTVQWDDGVYAAPQWANTQVVWYRKSLAEAAGLDMEQPVTWDQIIDAAAENNGTVGVQANRYEAYTVWINAMVLGAGGDIVSNTEAGREAQVDIDSEAGTAAAEIIAKLADSEARQPDFTVSNEGTSLGRMFPADPDAPGGAGEFMLNWTFVYKNYEGQVSDEEFADLGWARYPQTIEGQDSKPPIGGIDIGVGAYSEHTDFALEAAECITDADAQTELAVNDGLMPARQSAYESSELQEAYDPSLLELFQVSIEEGGPRPKSAFYSQISSAIQSVWHSPTAVDPATTPQESATFLRDVLDGRRLL, encoded by the coding sequence ATGAGGCAATCCCGATATCGCTCCCGGGTGGCCGTGATGCTGTGTGCGGCCTCAGCGACGATGGGACTTGCGGCATGCGGCGGTGACGACGGCGGCACCGCCCAGTTGAACTGGTACATCAACCCGGACGGCCAGGACACGCTGGCGGCAATCGCGGACCGGTGCAGCACCGACGACTACAACATCGCCATCCAGTTGCTCCCCGCGAGCGCCACGGACCAGCGGACCCAGCTGGCCCGCCGGCTCGCGGCCGAGGACAGCTCGACCGACCTGATGAGCCTGGACCCGGTGTTCGTGGCCGAGTTCGCCAACGCCGGCTGGTTGGAGCGGTTCCCCGACGACGTGGCCGGCCGGGTGGTCGACGACGACGTGCTCTCCGGTGCCGCCGACACGGTCCAGTGGGACGACGGTGTGTATGCCGCTCCGCAGTGGGCCAACACCCAGGTCGTGTGGTACCGCAAGTCGCTGGCCGAGGCGGCCGGTCTGGACATGGAGCAACCCGTGACCTGGGACCAGATCATCGACGCCGCCGCGGAGAACAACGGCACCGTGGGCGTGCAGGCCAACCGCTACGAGGCGTACACGGTCTGGATCAACGCGATGGTGCTCGGCGCTGGGGGCGACATCGTCTCCAACACCGAGGCCGGGCGCGAGGCGCAGGTCGACATCGACTCCGAGGCCGGGACGGCGGCGGCCGAGATCATCGCCAAGCTCGCCGACTCGGAGGCCCGGCAGCCGGACTTCACGGTGTCCAACGAGGGCACCAGCCTGGGCCGGATGTTCCCGGCCGACCCGGACGCCCCTGGTGGAGCCGGTGAGTTCATGCTCAACTGGACCTTCGTCTACAAGAACTACGAGGGCCAGGTCAGCGACGAGGAGTTCGCCGACCTCGGCTGGGCCCGCTACCCGCAGACCATCGAGGGGCAGGACTCCAAGCCCCCGATCGGCGGCATCGACATCGGCGTCGGGGCCTACTCCGAGCACACCGACTTCGCCCTGGAAGCGGCCGAGTGCATCACCGACGCCGACGCGCAGACCGAGCTGGCCGTCAACGACGGACTGATGCCGGCCCGGCAGTCGGCCTACGAGTCCAGCGAGTTGCAGGAGGCCTACGACCCGAGCCTGCTGGAGCTCTTCCAGGTCAGCATCGAGGAGGGCGGCCCCCGCCCGAAGAGCGCGTTCTACAGCCAGATCTCCTCGGCGATCCAGTCGGTCTGGCACTCACCCACGGCGGTGGACCCCGCCACGACACCGCAGGAGTCGGCCACCTTCCTGCGAGACGTCCTTGACGGAAGGAGGCTGCTGTGA
- a CDS encoding carbohydrate ABC transporter permease gives MSVTTAPTTGKHAQRKPELSDRARAENRLGMRLVAPAVVLMLVVTAFPMLRALYLSITNYSLTAPDDTEFVGVANYLTALSDPLFWKVTANTVFIMVVTVAVELVIGFIFAMVMHRVVFARGLIRTSILIPYGIITVVSGFAWQFAFSNNNGFVNAWLPFVEDGFNWFGQYGSAISAIMVSEIWKTTPFMSLLLLAGLATVSEDMLEAAKVDGATWWQRLWKVILPNMRAAIMVAILFRALDAYRIFDNIFVMTAGAQGTESVSFLTYRQVIEQFQLGIGSALSVLLFLSVLVVAFLIVKIFRVDLGAARQES, from the coding sequence GTGAGCGTCACGACGGCCCCGACGACGGGCAAACACGCGCAGCGCAAGCCGGAGCTCTCCGACCGGGCGCGGGCAGAGAACCGGTTGGGCATGCGGCTGGTGGCACCGGCCGTCGTGCTGATGCTGGTGGTGACGGCGTTCCCGATGCTCCGGGCGCTGTACCTGTCCATCACCAACTACAGCCTGACCGCACCGGATGACACCGAGTTCGTCGGTGTGGCCAACTACCTGACGGCGTTGTCCGACCCGCTGTTCTGGAAGGTCACCGCCAACACCGTCTTCATCATGGTCGTCACCGTGGCGGTCGAGCTGGTGATCGGGTTCATCTTCGCGATGGTCATGCACCGGGTGGTCTTCGCCCGCGGGCTGATCCGCACCTCGATCCTGATCCCCTACGGGATCATCACGGTGGTCTCCGGCTTCGCCTGGCAGTTCGCGTTCAGCAACAACAACGGCTTCGTGAACGCCTGGCTGCCGTTCGTCGAGGACGGCTTCAACTGGTTCGGCCAGTACGGCTCGGCGATCTCGGCGATCATGGTCTCGGAGATCTGGAAGACCACGCCGTTCATGTCCCTGCTGCTGCTGGCCGGGCTGGCCACGGTCTCCGAGGACATGCTCGAGGCGGCGAAGGTCGACGGGGCCACCTGGTGGCAACGGCTGTGGAAGGTGATCCTGCCCAACATGCGGGCCGCCATCATGGTGGCCATCCTGTTCCGGGCGCTCGACGCCTACCGCATCTTCGACAACATCTTCGTGATGACCGCCGGGGCCCAGGGCACGGAGTCGGTCTCGTTCCTGACCTATAGGCAGGTGATCGAGCAGTTCCAGCTCGGCATCGGATCCGCACTCTCGGTCCTGTTGTTCCTCTCGGTCCTGGTGGTGGCCTTCCTCATCGTCAAGATCTTCCGGGTGGACCTCGGCGCAGCACGGCAGGAGTCCTGA
- a CDS encoding carbohydrate ABC transporter permease — protein sequence MATKNRIGIVIGAALILIWCLLPVAWIISLSFKSQDAITTGSPGFLPTSDGGAGWQNYADVIADEQFRRAILNSIGISLIATLASVILATLAAYAIARLEFKGKKFVLTTALVIAMFPVVSLVGPLFDMWRTLGIYDTWLGLIIPYMSFTLPLAIWTLSAFFREIPWEMEQAAQVDGATSWQAFRKVIVPLAAPGVFTAAILTFFFAWNDFVFGISLTSTEAARPIPAALSFFVGSDPFNRPASLLAAGAVVSTIPIIIIVLLFQRKIVAGLTSGAVKG from the coding sequence ATGGCTACCAAGAATCGCATCGGCATCGTCATCGGCGCGGCACTCATCCTCATCTGGTGCCTGCTCCCGGTGGCGTGGATCATCTCCCTGTCGTTCAAGTCCCAGGACGCGATCACGACGGGGAGCCCGGGCTTCCTGCCCACCTCGGACGGCGGCGCCGGCTGGCAGAACTATGCCGACGTCATCGCCGACGAGCAGTTCCGCAGGGCGATCCTGAACTCCATCGGCATCTCGCTCATCGCCACCCTCGCCTCGGTGATCCTGGCGACGCTGGCGGCCTACGCGATCGCCCGGCTGGAGTTCAAGGGCAAGAAGTTCGTGTTGACCACCGCCCTGGTGATCGCGATGTTCCCGGTGGTCTCGCTCGTCGGGCCGCTGTTCGACATGTGGCGCACGCTCGGGATCTACGACACCTGGTTGGGGTTGATCATCCCCTACATGTCGTTCACCCTGCCGCTGGCGATCTGGACCCTGTCGGCCTTCTTCCGCGAGATCCCGTGGGAGATGGAGCAGGCGGCCCAGGTCGACGGCGCCACGTCGTGGCAGGCGTTCCGCAAGGTCATCGTGCCGCTCGCCGCACCCGGCGTGTTCACCGCGGCGATCCTGACCTTCTTCTTCGCCTGGAACGACTTCGTCTTCGGGATCTCGCTGACCTCCACGGAGGCCGCCAGGCCGATCCCGGCGGCGCTTTCCTTCTTCGTCGGGTCCGACCCGTTCAACCGACCGGCCTCGCTGCTGGCGGCGGGCGCGGTGGTCTCCACCATCCCGATCATCATTATTGTCCTGCTGTTCCAGCGAAAGATCGTCGCCGGTCTGACCTCCGGCGCAGTGAAGGGTTGA
- a CDS encoding ABC transporter ATP-binding protein yields the protein MASIEMKNIVKRYGDGFPAVNDVSIDVGDGEFMILVGPSGCGKSTLLRMIVGLEDITDGDMVIGGKRVNDLAPRDRNLSMVFQNYALYPHLTVYENIAFPLRLAKGKFTEDEVTARVKRAAEMLELNEHLERKPANLSGGQRQRVAMGRAIVRDADAFLFDEPLSNLDAKLRGQMRTEISRMQRRLGTTTIYVTHDQTEAMTLGDRVAVLKKGVLQQCASPRELYEQPVNLFVAGFIGSPPMNFLPARVEEGKLVLPFCEVPYGPEFAAKVKGKDLVIVGIRPEYFKDSKVNPPGDNSIGFEATVDVTEWLGNEQYAYIPFESDPSVQSKLDELERDLDGEGMRTQMVVNLDARSRILEGDHTAFHFDPMQMHVFDPESGDNLTRNEEEAARISRESEEERKRALERAQRLDKEQAS from the coding sequence ATGGCTTCCATCGAAATGAAGAACATCGTGAAGCGGTATGGCGACGGCTTCCCGGCTGTGAACGACGTCAGCATCGACGTCGGGGACGGGGAGTTCATGATCCTGGTCGGACCGTCCGGCTGCGGGAAGTCCACCCTGCTGCGGATGATCGTCGGGCTGGAGGACATCACCGACGGCGACATGGTCATCGGCGGTAAGCGGGTCAACGACCTGGCACCACGGGACCGCAACCTGTCGATGGTGTTCCAGAACTATGCGCTCTACCCGCACCTGACGGTCTACGAGAACATCGCCTTCCCGCTGCGGCTGGCCAAGGGCAAGTTCACCGAGGACGAGGTGACCGCCCGGGTCAAGCGGGCCGCGGAGATGCTGGAGCTGAACGAGCACCTGGAGCGCAAGCCGGCCAACCTCTCCGGTGGTCAGCGCCAGCGGGTGGCGATGGGCCGGGCCATCGTGCGGGACGCGGACGCGTTCCTGTTCGACGAGCCGCTGTCCAACCTCGACGCCAAGCTGCGCGGGCAGATGCGCACCGAGATCTCCCGGATGCAGCGGCGCCTCGGCACCACGACCATCTACGTCACGCACGACCAGACCGAAGCGATGACCCTCGGTGACCGGGTCGCCGTGTTGAAGAAGGGCGTCCTGCAGCAGTGCGCGTCGCCGCGGGAGTTGTACGAGCAGCCGGTCAACCTGTTCGTGGCCGGCTTCATCGGGTCCCCGCCGATGAACTTCCTGCCGGCCCGGGTGGAGGAGGGCAAGCTCGTGCTGCCGTTCTGCGAGGTCCCCTACGGCCCGGAGTTCGCGGCGAAGGTCAAGGGCAAGGACCTGGTCATCGTCGGCATCCGGCCGGAGTACTTCAAGGACTCCAAGGTCAACCCGCCCGGCGACAACTCGATCGGCTTCGAGGCGACGGTGGACGTCACCGAGTGGCTGGGCAACGAGCAGTATGCCTACATCCCGTTCGAGTCCGACCCGAGCGTCCAGTCCAAGCTGGACGAGCTGGAGCGTGACCTGGACGGTGAGGGGATGCGCACCCAGATGGTGGTCAACCTCGATGCCCGGTCGCGGATCCTGGAGGGTGACCACACCGCCTTCCACTTCGACCCGATGCAGATGCACGTCTTCGACCCGGAGAGCGGCGACAACCTCACCCGGAACGAGGAGGAGGCCGCCCGGATTTCCCGGGAGAGCGAGGAGGAGCGCAAGCGGGCGCTGGAGCGGGCCCAGCGGCTCGACAAGGAACAGGCCAGCTGA
- a CDS encoding carbohydrate kinase family protein: MARADRVVVIGEALIDVVEPTDGPAREHVGGSPANVAVGLATLGHGTRLAAHIGRDDRGRRIVDHLQEHGVGLVDGSDRAVRTSTATARLDPQGGAGGATYVFDLTWEAPEVDLTGAGHLHAGSLGATVEPGGSAVLELMSRARDSVTVSYDPNLRPTLMGEPHEVRGRIEECIGRSDVVKASEEDIEWLYVGAPLAEVAHLWGLLGPSVVVVTRGGDGALVHLTSTDTDHQQAGRRVEVVDTVGAGDSFMTGLLSGLLDADLLGGTQARERLRAASLEDVLPAVERAVDCASYTVERAGAAAPTRSELGITD, from the coding sequence ATGGCTCGGGCCGACCGGGTCGTCGTCATCGGCGAGGCGCTGATCGACGTCGTCGAGCCGACGGACGGACCGGCCCGGGAACACGTCGGGGGCTCCCCCGCGAACGTCGCCGTCGGCCTGGCCACCCTCGGGCACGGGACCCGGCTCGCGGCCCACATCGGACGCGATGACCGCGGGCGCCGGATCGTCGACCACCTGCAGGAGCACGGGGTCGGTCTGGTGGACGGCAGCGACCGCGCGGTCCGCACCTCGACGGCGACGGCCCGGCTGGACCCCCAGGGCGGGGCCGGTGGGGCGACCTATGTCTTCGACCTGACCTGGGAGGCGCCGGAGGTCGACCTGACCGGTGCGGGGCACCTGCACGCCGGCTCGCTGGGGGCGACCGTCGAGCCGGGCGGTTCCGCGGTCCTGGAGCTGATGTCCCGGGCCCGCGACTCCGTGACGGTCTCCTACGACCCCAACCTGCGCCCGACGCTGATGGGTGAGCCCCACGAGGTGCGCGGGCGGATCGAGGAGTGCATCGGCCGCTCCGACGTGGTCAAGGCCAGCGAGGAGGACATCGAGTGGCTGTATGTCGGGGCGCCGCTGGCCGAGGTCGCCCACCTCTGGGGGCTGCTCGGTCCCTCCGTCGTCGTCGTGACCCGGGGCGGTGACGGGGCGCTGGTCCACCTGACCTCCACCGACACCGACCACCAGCAGGCCGGGCGGCGGGTGGAGGTCGTCGACACCGTCGGGGCCGGGGACTCGTTCATGACCGGGCTGCTCTCGGGCCTCCTGGACGCCGACCTGCTCGGCGGGACGCAGGCACGGGAACGGCTGCGGGCTGCCTCCCTGGAGGACGTCCTGCCAGCCGTCGAGCGCGCGGTCGACTGCGCCAGCTACACGGTGGAGCGGGCCGGTGCTGCAGCACCGACCCGCTCCGAGTTGGGGATCACCGACTGA
- the glpX gene encoding class II fructose-bisphosphatase translates to MAPEQTRPAKRDAVIPDRNLALELVRVTEAAALAGSRWVGLGDKNRADGAAVEAMRTVISRVAMDGVVVIGEGEKDEAPMLFNGERVGDGTGPGVDVAVDPIDGTTLTAKGMDNAISVLAVSERGTMYDPSTVFYMDKLVTGPEAADVVDIRLPVAENVRRVAKAKRKDLENVTVIMLDRPRHQDLAQEVRDAGARLRFITDGDVAGGIAAAREESGVDLLLGIGGTPEGIITACAIKALGGVIQGKLWPKDDDERQGAIDAGHDLDRVLATDDLVTGDNCFFVATGITSGELLRGVRYGSGIAITNSLVMRSKSGTIRMIEAHHRLDKVAALAGQGGS, encoded by the coding sequence ATGGCACCCGAGCAGACCCGCCCCGCGAAACGAGATGCGGTCATCCCCGACCGCAACCTGGCCCTCGAGCTGGTCCGCGTAACCGAGGCGGCCGCCCTGGCCGGCAGCCGCTGGGTCGGTCTGGGCGACAAGAACCGGGCGGACGGGGCCGCCGTCGAGGCGATGCGCACCGTCATCTCCCGGGTCGCCATGGACGGCGTGGTGGTGATCGGTGAGGGCGAGAAGGACGAGGCGCCGATGCTGTTCAACGGCGAGCGCGTGGGGGACGGCACCGGGCCGGGCGTGGACGTGGCCGTCGACCCGATCGACGGCACCACCCTGACCGCCAAGGGGATGGACAACGCCATCTCGGTCCTGGCGGTCTCCGAGCGCGGCACCATGTACGACCCGAGCACCGTGTTCTACATGGACAAGCTGGTCACCGGACCCGAGGCCGCGGACGTGGTCGACATCCGCCTCCCCGTCGCCGAGAACGTCCGGCGGGTCGCCAAGGCCAAGCGCAAGGACCTGGAGAACGTCACGGTGATCATGCTGGACCGCCCGCGGCACCAGGACCTGGCCCAGGAGGTCAGGGACGCCGGCGCCCGGCTGCGGTTCATCACCGACGGCGACGTCGCCGGCGGCATCGCCGCGGCCCGCGAGGAGTCCGGCGTCGACCTGCTGCTCGGGATCGGCGGCACCCCCGAGGGGATCATCACCGCGTGCGCCATCAAGGCCCTCGGCGGGGTGATCCAGGGCAAGCTGTGGCCCAAGGACGACGACGAGCGCCAGGGCGCCATCGATGCCGGGCACGACCTGGACCGGGTGCTGGCGACCGACGACCTGGTCACGGGCGACAACTGCTTCTTCGTCGCCACCGGCATCACCAGCGGGGAACTCCTGCGGGGCGTGCGCTACGGCTCCGGCATCGCGATCACCAACTCGCTGGTGATGCGGTCCAAGTCGGGCACGATCCGGATGATCGAGGCACACCACCGGCTGGACAAGGTGGCGGCGCTGGCCGGGCAGGGCGGCTCCTGA